Below is a genomic region from Cotesia glomerata isolate CgM1 linkage group LG5, MPM_Cglom_v2.3, whole genome shotgun sequence.
ccatatgttcaaaaaaataaatttcttttaattattgactcgTGGACAGGACAAGTGAAGCCAGAATtatatgatgaaatatttcaggatgataaaaaaatgcctacaTGCACATTTAAAGTTATACCTCCAAAATGTACTCCGTTAGTTCAACCATGTGATGTCTATTTCTATAgacaagtgaaaaattttatcaaacgaTTGCAAAGTACCGCTGAACTTCTAGACAAGAATTATGAAATTCATTCCCGAGAGGattgcataaaaattcattcgatTATTCATCACCAATTGTACTTTAGTATTTCAGAGGTAGTATACCCACATAGTGTACTACCACTACGTCAAAgattatcaaaatcggtttccccaaggtcgtatcctccccttgtaagtaaataaattttaagaaaagtaaaaatttctgtCTCAAATAACGCTCAAACAGTAAAGCTGCTCTCAGATGAACGTTGTAAATcctctataaaattataaatttattgaacatttaatactttaaataaaatgtactTAAAACAGTTGGAAAGTGAAATTTTTGCTGTAGGAaatgatataaattataaaacttgtaaaattaatttttaagttggcAAAAATTGTCACGTTCTCATATAAATTCCTCGAGTATTTATGCAtcataaatcgaaaaattacacaaaTTCTATTGTATGCGTCACAAAtcctaaaattgttaaattataatctCCTTACTGTAAAGATATTTATGCAGATGTCATTTATTTTACGATCACTGAGAAGTACTCACagtaaaatttgttgaaaatatagTAAGAactttatcagtgtataaatCTTTACAAGTATTACAAATCTATTGTCTGGTACAGACAATATACTTTGTGTGTGTCGGGACGTAAGCCATTAACACGCTGCATGCCCGGGCTAAAGTAAACACAATCCTaacaaaaaacagtttcactgtaaaagtGGTAACGCGACCGTTGATTCGACAATTGAACCGCGGCGATTGATCCACGACAACTGATCCGACAACAATTCATCTGCACGACAACTGATCCGACGACAATTGATCCGAACTACAATTGATTTGCACGACAATTGATCCGGAAATTGCAGGGATAGGAGGGCGGAGCTCCCTATTTTAAGGACTCTAATAATgcttattgttgttattatataaattaaatcgtTGGGGTCCAGGGGCAAAGCCCCGGCGGGAGTTGGGGGGCAGAGCCCCCCACTTAAGTAACTCTATTAATTCTTATTGTTGTTACTAGCCGTTCCtacccgcttcgctgggcgaatTGTCAcaggaaataaattaaattttatttttttttatttttatatgaacATAAATATGCCCCGCGAATAGAATTGTAAGCATCGATATTATTTGACTtgtacagattccaaattccatcaAGTTAGCCTGTACCTTTTATCTATGTGATTTTTCTaactaatattaattgtaactttcaatgtgcaatcattataatatTTCAGTGGCTCTCttagaaaaatgaataataattgtcacgaagaaaaaaatttgaaagaagcATTGAGTTTCagttaaaataattgcagATCTCATAAGTGCagttgaaatctgcctagcttaAAGTGCGATGGATTTTCCgtcaactaaaattttcttcgtGACGTTAAtttcttatagaaaattatttgtatatgatttttatgaattctattgaaataagtagccaaatttctttCCCACATCTCAAGTGCTTGGAAAATGCAtccattttaatctgttacattcccgcgatctccgcaataaaataattaatcggTTATAAGATCtgcgaaaataaaattaatgtaaaattcttagttcaTTGACTGAATAACTACATGtaattctaaattttgaaaacattacaatgactttttctcCGCTGctaaagagacgattgttataaagaaatttttactgaatctattgaaatttaatagataTGTCGTAAGTTTCATGTCTCAAGAAGTTCTAgtttataaatgaaaacattttttacataCTATTCACCACTCTGACATAACCTACACATGAAGTCAATTATCTCGAAATTCGTTTTTAGCTGATATCTAATTATTacgaaagaaaaatatttaaaacggTTGACGTTGGAGGctgaataattactgaaagagcggaaaagcgggaatcaggtttaggtctggatatctcaattaaaacgcgtaaataattatcaaaattaacactataaatttatttacactaaatacaagttatatttaatatgttaaatagcggattgtttaaataaaagcggatttataaTACACAGCGGATTTATAATACACAGCGTGGTTAGCACAAGCGAtaccggttgacacgtgggtgAACACTCTGCCAGCACTGgaaaagcggtgaaataaatgcacaaataacacaatttatctgtaacaaataagagcgaattattagcggttaatttaatcaatttaaattataaaaatagcgaaatgcggttaattaacaataagcgaaagtaaagcggaattaatggcgacttgttgcaacgaaagcgtggaagcgaaaaaataataacaatagttcgtcttcttcctcgttgagttggggaagaaggctattgcgcatgtctagcgggagcgatcagccaataaagcggtcgattcatggcgtaatcgagaggctgattttctattggtGGTTtgatttttgcgggaactagcggtggacaggtgcgtctcttgaatttaggagtcccccaggagcgagttaatcgctactgggccttgttcaccgaacagaGGCCATCTCTGTaatttcctgtttctcttgagattctttcaaattttatatctgtaggaactgtatttgaagaatattaattttttgataattaacacCCCAACACTACTATATAGGGGAGGAATTTcctaagatcctattcgagatgattccTACTGTAGAaattctacattataaatgaaagattcctaccaaatgtCGAGTCTGTAGaggttacagtttggaaatagaaatttaacattcttgcacccacccccgcaatccttcTTGGCGGAGGTTATTGCAAAATCTGCTCTTAGGTCATTTCTggatcacatatagaagactctagctaaatttggagtctgtaggagctatagcttagaaataaaaaattttcattgttaatacccacccccgcaaccccctgtgaGGTAAGCtgtcgtaaaattcgttcatagactatttctacatctcttgcAGAAGATTCCttctaaatttggagtctatagagctatattttaaaaacgggaatttttgattttcaacgcccccgcaatccccttTGAGGGaagaatttctttaaatacGTTCTTAGCTTACCTCTATATAgcaaaagtaatatttctACCAAGTTTCACGTTTCTAAGTTCTATGGTTCCCGAGATTTTGTGATGAGTGGCTATATAGTTGGGATTAGGGGAAAAGCCCCGGCGGAGCTCCCTACTTTTATGACTAAATgcttattgttgttattatattaattaaatcgtTGGGGTCCAGGGGCAAAGCCCCGGCGGGGGTTGGGGGGGCCCCCCCACTTAAGTAACTCTTTTAATgcttattgttgttattgaaTCAATTAAATCTTTGAGGTCCAGGGGCAAAGCTCCGGCGGGggttaaatattgttaaatgagCACAACACGATGACGAGTATTTGTGTTGGTCTATTTACGAGTAAACACACATACGAATCTTGCTAAATGAGCACAACACGATTACGAGCATTTGTATTGGTCTATTTACGAATAAACACACATACAAATCTTGTTAAATGAGCACTCCACGATTACGAGCATTCGTGTTGGTCTATTTACGAGTAAACACACatacaaatctttttaaatgaGCACACCACGATTACGAGCATATGTATTggtttatttacaaataaacacATATACAAATCTTGTTAAATAAGTAGAAGAtttcgaataaacacacacaacaACCATGATAAAAAGGCACAATACGGTAACAAGCAAGTGCAGCTGTTTCAGAATTTAAATACCAtaagtgatttttaaatttatgtaaaacagcttccaaaacttttttatcaattgttCTGTATTGATAaacaacttttaaaaactGCAAATCTAAATTTGGAGATAATGCTGCACGAGTCACCGCAAACCAAAAAGGCACATAGATAAAcactataaataaacaaatatctaatagattttttctcaattgTGTATCTAGTTCATAAATATCTCGAAACGTGTAAATTTTTAGAGTGTAAATCGCCTTAGACATCCAGCGAGCATGATGAAAGGCTCCTGGTttgtaaaatttgactttttcaACATCCATTGTGCCAAGGAAAATTTGACATAATTCTAAGAGCTCTTTGTAGTCATCTCGAGGTAAGATTGAGCACAAAAACTCTTGAACTTTAGCATTTGTTTCTCCAACcttctttaataatttctgaggaattttatttcctgctaagaaattattatatttggtTTTATCGAGAGTACTCCAATTTTCCTGGAACTTCTTAAACAATGGAACGTTTGGCCCATCAGTACCTGGTATTTTCGTAATAAAAACACAATTCAAAACTAGCTTGTAAATGTGATGTCTGCAAGGTAAGTACAAAAGTTCCGTTTATAACatttgctccaaaataatCGCCGCTCCACTTCGACTTCCCAGATTTGAGGGAGTTGTATCACAACAAACAGCTTTGATATTATCAGTTAATCCCCATTCTTGAACCACATTGAAAATTGCTTGTGCCTGTGTAATTCCTTTCCCATCTGGTAACGCTGGTAcgcttaatattttttctatggTATTACTTCTAACTATGATTGGTACTCGATCGACCTTTTTGCAAGAAAAACCATCAGGTATCAACTTTCCATCCCAATGCACTACCGCCGGACCAACTTCAATCTCGCCAAATTCTCGTCTTATTCGTTCAGCAGCTTCTTTTCTAAATTTCGATCGGTATTCATTGAATGACgttttgttcaaaattaaagCACTAGTATTAACTCCTAGGGCTTCTGATATAACTGATATTAGTCGAACAGAATTTCTATAAGAAATATTGCAACTATCTAAGGCAGCCACAACGTCttcagtaaaaatattaatagttccTCTCTCATTTTTAGCTTCATAATTTCGTCCTTGAACTTCAAACATTGACAGCGTGCTTTGGTGCGAAGTAGTTGTAGTTGACTTAGCACTTAAAGCTTGCTCACCACTCAAAGGCGGCTCGCTAGTACTTTTAGAGCTTGATGGTAAAGTCACATCTAAAGagttaataagaaaattatcaTTCCAAGTTTATCAAATCATACAATATTTCTTACTTTAaacaaatacttttattaactACCTGAATTTGAACGATATTCATCATCGGTTATcaaattaacattattatcGTTTCCGGATATATTTTCATCTGACGTTTGAGTCGTATTGGTATGATCTTGCTCGAATATCGGtttttctgaaattaataaagtattttaataTCCAATATTTAAACTACATCTGAATTAGTATGCTCGTTGAATACTCTTACTTACCTAATAACTGACGAGTATTACCAATTTCTTTGCACACGCGTAAATGATATTTTCTATCTGTTTTTTGgtcaaataaaaagtttaacgCTTCACTATCAGCTATATATTGAACGTTTCCGTGTGCGATGTCAAATAATGTTTCAAGAAACTCAGAAAACTCGCGTTCTACTGTTGgatttggatttttttgtaagtttCTATACTTATCATACAGTTTTTCGACTTTTTTTACACATCTTGAAacaatttgtattttaattccAGCTCTAGACCAAAATTTAGTAACTTCTCCAATAACAAATTGATAACTTGCTGTAAGTGTTTTTTTTGCTTCTCttgtttgataaaataacaattgtaGTACTTGTTTGttagttgataatttattgCCGCTGATTGTTTCGGTTGGTTCTCTCAAAAGAAACATTGGATTTCTCAAGCTCACAGaagtattcatttttttttttgaaaaattatattaaacagTATTTTTGCTGAATGAGTTAACACTAATAAAGTTTATCAAACAAACATTTCACCGAGAGGTTATAGACTCAAAGGATATGAAGTTCTCTCACGTTACTCACAGATGGCGTTAGATTATAAaacgaataaatttaaaacgtgATTGCTTTTAGTTTTTTCGTTTAATTGCCTTAAATTCACaaactttaaaaaagaaaattatttaaacacttAAATTTATGTAGAATCACGTTTATATACGGCCTATTAGAGttactttataattatattgcaaacaaaaagcgatagtaaataaaaaaacaggaACATGATGAATTTAACTATGAATACAACTTTATcgttgaataacttttaaaccgTAAATTTTATCGCAAAAAGCATTCAGATCTTTTTTGAAGAgcgttaaatttcctacaaaaaacagCTGTCAAAGTATTTTTAGCTACATTTGTTTcggtggaaaaaaattaactgcaAAAAGTGCAAAAAtcccatgttatttaaatgggaaatgtaTTATGATTCAGGAATGGGTTAATGTGAATATTAAGGGCTGGTTTGGgtcggatatttttttttaggtcatAACCTAAAAATTTGAGGGGCGTTCGCAGAACAAAATCCAATTTGGGAAATAACGGACACCCTAATCAATAGtcattaacaaattttcagttgattattttatttcagacGAGTAGGATCGTCGCTTTTATTCCCAAAAATAGtattatctaaaataattaataaattgaattttttacgtAGAAGTTGAAACGAATCATAGTTTTtgtgataattataaatatttgatagatagataataattttattggattctGGAGCCTAGGCTCCCTCAGAACTATCAtcaaatatacatttataattagtatGATGTACAGAGTGTtagatacataaaaataaaatcaaaataaatatagtaatTAACAGTAATAACATGTTAAtcatgtttataaataatacttgtgTTATACAAAGCTCAACAATCTTCAATAGCAGTAATAAAcgttgataattataatttaacaaataataataaaaaatgccgTTAAAATTCTCTAAATCAGAACGTGGTGggttaatattaatacacaAAGGTTATTTGCTCACGAAGAAAAGTGTCAATAAGAATGATGTCACTAGGAGTCGTATTAAATATAAGAAGCAAGCTTTCCTAGCCTTAATTCTATCCATGTCATGTataatcaaaagttattaccACTAGTATATATTATGGCTCTAaataaatctgaaaaaatatatagttCTATGTTAAAAGTTATCAAGGATGCTCAACCGAATTTGAATCCGAAAAGAATTATAGTAGATTATAAACGTGCATTTATTGTCACTTTCTCAAATTTATTTCCACGATATTTAATAACGGGCTGTTTGTTTCATTTCACACAATGTGTTTATCGACATGTACAGCAATGTGGTTTGCAAGTTAATTATAacacaaatttaaaatatcagcaaaatataaaaatgattatggCACTTGCGTACGTTCCTGTGGAAGATGTAGTACCGGCTTACGAGAAGCTGTTGGCATCGCCGTTTTTTGATGAGCATGTTGATGAATTGAATGAATTCATAGCATACTTTGATCGTACTTGGATCGGAGAACGAAAACGTAGTGGTAGTAGCAGGAAAAAGCCGTTATTTGAATTAGAACTATGGAACTGCTATCAAACGATTGTCCATGGGTATTAAGAAGTAATAATGTTGTCGAAGGATGGCATAGctcattaaataaaagatttggaACATTTCATGCTGTTTTTAGTGATTTCATGGATGTAATTAAGGATATTCAGGTTTTAACAGagacaaatatatgaaaaattgatactgGTGTAAATGTATGTAATAAACGGAGAAAAGAATATATTGATAAAGATGAACGAATCAAATATGTTATCGAACACTATGAtaaaaacgataaattaaaatttctgaagTCGGTAGTGAATAATTACTtaaagagcggaaaagcggggatcaggtttaggtctggatatctcaattaaaacgcgtaaattattatcaaaaataacactaggaatttatttacattaaatacactcaatatttaatatgtttaatagcggattgttaagataaaagcggatttataaattacagcgtggtttgcaaaagcgaagccggttgatacgtggttgaacactttgccggcactgaaaaagcggtgaaataaatgcacaaataacataacttatctgaaacaaactaaagcgaattattagcggttaatttaaacaaattaaattattaaataagcgaaatgcggtttattaacgaaaagcgaaagtaaagaaatactaatggcgacttgatgcagcgaaaacgtagaagcgaaagataataacaatagttcgtcttcttcctcgttgagttggggaagaaggctattgcgcatgtctagtgggagcgatcagccaataaagcggtcgattcatggcgtgatcgagaggctgattttccATTGGTggttcgatttttgcgggaactagcggtggacaggtgcgtctcttgaatttgggagtctcccaggagcgagttaatcgctactgggccttgcTCACCGAACAGGTAGCCACAGTGCTAAATTTTAAGTAGATATTAATAATCgttataatgtaatattaatgaataatggatatttatattaaatttatgttaattttgtgtcatataaaaaaaataatatcattatattCATATGTTTTTAGTTTatcgaataaattttgaaattatgtaaataattttattgtgtatatttttattaatcggatcgaataaacacacacaacaACTATGATTATCCGCAGATCAATTGTCGTGTATTTAAATTGTCATCGGATCAATTGTCGTGCGGATGAATTATCGTTAGACGTATTGTCCTCGGATCAATCGTCGTGCGGATCAATTGTCGCGCAGTTCAATTGTCGGGCGGTTCAATTGTCTGCGGATCAATTGGTCTGGAACCTTAAAAagttgcgccaagtccacatTCATAAGACTCATATCATTAACATTTGCcctttgcaaaaaaaaattaagactcATTTCAATTAGTTtcattctttacaaaaagataagaaatacaaaaaaataccctgatagccacacttTCTCTTCAAGACTTGGAATATCCGTGATTATTAAGGCCAAGACTTTCGCAGTtgattaaatgagcattaatATGTTTAACCTGaaatttgaatgaataaaaaacGCCAACTTCCTGGCCCTAGTGATCATAGTAAAATTAACGGAAAGTTTACAAGGCTTGCTGTTCCGAGTATTGTCGGTAACATGCTGTAAAGTTTTACAGTAAGGGACAAAAAGCTAGTGCCGTTTTTAGAGGAAAAGAAATCCGAAAAGTTTGCTCTACAATAAGTTGCTGTAAAGATACCGGTatatttctatgaaaaattatggCTAATTTTGCTTTAAGTTTTTTCGGGTAAACCCATGACTGTaacttatatgaaaattgctatttttacttttgattttaaataaatatttgttaacagttaacagaTATTCATTAAtcgttaatgaatatttattaacagttaataaattgtacttaataaattacttatcaataactgttaacaaatatttattaacatttaataaatcgtattaaataaataatttattaattgtaaataaatatttattaaatcctatgatgctaaaaaatcatttattaacagttaataaagcttattaaatataaatgaattcttctatcagtgtaacaCTATACGGAAATCATATATAAGGtgaaagacccagttattgacactggccaagttgtttgacacttgcaattttattctaattgaaaaaataaaatattctcaaaacaccaattatcttaaaatttataattcaaaaattatatttattaatttatcataattaatttgtttttttcagttaaaataaaattgcaagtgtcaataactaggccagtgCCAATAACTGAATCTTTTACcttagtcatatataatttttattactccaGTGGGTATTTTGTAACTACTATAAAACATTCTTTCTGTTTATCTAAGAGTCTGTTATTCCAATGATTAATGATCTTTCAATCCATAGTATTTTGcggatgaaataataggaCCTGTATTaacttatgaaaaaattaaatttcacaaaaattcaTAGTTTCGtcaagtttaaaaattgtaacccaggccctccagcaatatatagtttcatatactaaacaaataattccatcAAAATTTGAGCTTTTAATTCTGATTCTACTGCTATTATTTCCGTAATTTTGaagtaatgataaattttaaagcaacggaaaacttaaaaaatttcttaggatcatttttgcgattttatgtatgcatatatatatatatatatatatatatatatatatatatatatatatatatatatatatatatatatatatatatatatatatatattagggtgtgccaaaaaaatcggatattttttttttcactttccgCTCAAAATATCGTAGAAGATGTCGAAACGAAAGGCCTGCCCAAGAgagttcttaattttaattttgagagGTCCTCCATCGATTCTGAAgtttttcccatttaaataacacaggaaaattttttttttttcatttttactgcCGCAACGTCTGAAGATtccattttttcataaaataaactattagacCTCATttgagattaaattttgaacaaaaaatttcattgggTCATATTGCTACCATTGAAGCCTGACTTTTTATAAAGCTTTACAGTATCAATTTTCCCCAAATTTCGtgtttttcgtaatttttagcTAAACTATCCAATATAGAACAAAAAGTCGAATCACAATTTTGTAGTTCAATTGATGCACTACAAAAAACAttccgataaattttttgtatcatcaatatttttaaagttacagACCAAAAAAATCCtagttttctaatttttagctttgttcaagtgaaccatcgataaaaatatttggttcttattttttagtacatCAAATTTGCTACAAAATTGTATAAGAAAGATTCGTTGTCTCCGCAATAGCTCAGAGTAACAAGCCTGATAAGTCATATTTccataatttttcaactatattTTCCAAATTATTGACGATAAATgacaaatttcaattaaaaatttaaagtatatttaattctctaaaaaGTGAgcttagattaattttttacattataactTGCTTAATAAGTcaacaaatattattgttatttatttcgttTTTGGTCTATTGAGGTTATTTAACCAATTCTCAAGACAACCCTGATTAAGTAAacatattgaaaatgatttgaCACATTTCACTCCTACaagatatattattaaaaataagaaaattgaatgatCAACAAgtgtttaatataataaaaaatctaatccTTTCTGATgctttttgtttcttttttcgcATAAGAGAGTATTACCGacaaattatgttttttttttaaatacctcAACGTTTTCAtgatagtatttttatttttattgtgcgtttttattgtattttaagttattttttttttcgtatctatttatttatttattaccattGTTGCAAAGAAACATAATTGTTCAACAAATTACTTTAGTCACATAGTAATCAGGAATAAAACCTTCCATATCTAACCTTTCACAATTTTACATTGTAAAacttattacatttttactAATCTTTATgacatattaaattataaaaaaaattttgtattccATATTTACGTgttcatattaatattaacttttgTATGGAACTTTTCACTTTCTGTTAAAAAGAGTTATCATTACTGGCTGAAGtttaaagtcaaattcaaattttctactgaATTCTCAACTAATGCCCTCTGAGTATTTATTGACTTTTTGCGTAATCGATCAATTATCCGCATGAAATCGGCCGTTAGAGGACTCTATTGTCTTTCATTATAATTGGTCCTTAATTGAGGTTGGTTTTTTAATGAATCATTATCGTATCAACAATTAGACCAGTTTATTTATGATCAAtgttttgtaaaataagtaataattacattaactTGGTTGGGTTCGAGTCAAAAACTTTAAGCGATTTGAAATTACCCACGAATCGTGatgttttatgtttatttttctataaacaTCGAACAAATAAACTATTCATTCGCGAAAGTGCTAGATTTGTTCTGTGTGAGGTTATCAAAGTGTGGAATAAGTTCACATTACCAGGAAACAATTCACATCGtttaattggaaaaattgaaaaactacaTAAAAACTGGCAAAAAAACTCAAGT
It encodes:
- the LOC123265999 gene encoding uncharacterized protein LOC123265999, with product MNTSVSLRNPMFLLREPTETISGNKLSTNKQVLQLLFYQTREAKKTLTASYQFVIGEVTKFWSRAGIKIQIVSRCVKKVEKLYDKYRNLQKNPNPTVEREFSEFLETLFDIAHGNVQYIADSEALNFLFDQKTDRKYHLRVCKEIGNTRQLLEKPIFEQDHTNTTQTSDENISGNDNNVNLITDDEYRSNSDVTLPSSSKSTSEPPLSGEQALSAKSTTTTSHQSTLSMFEVQGRNYEAKNERGTINIFTEDVVAALDSCNISYRNSVRLISVISEALGVNTSALILNKTSFNEYRSKFRKEAAERIRREFGEIEVGPAVVHWDGKLIPDGFSCKKVDRVPIIVRSNTIEKILSVPALPDGKGITQAQAIFNVVQEWGLTDNIKAVCCDTTPSNLGSRSGAAIILEQML